Below is a window of Streptomyces sp. WMMB303 DNA.
ACCGGCGCTCACCCGCCGCGGCGTACTCCTCCTCGGGATCCTCCCGGTACTCGTCCTGACCGTCGTACTCGCCCTCGCCGTCGTACTCGCCCTCGCCGTCGTGGTCATCCTCGACATCGTGGGGGCCTTCGTCGTCGTACTCGTCCTCGTACTCGGCGTCCTCCGGGTCCCGCGGGCCGTCGTCGTACTCGTCCTCGCCGTCGTCCTCCGGCTCGGTCTCCTCCTCGGCCTCGGCTGCGAGGCCCTCGGGCTCCTCCGGCTCGTCGTCGTACCCGGCCTCGTCGTCCTCGGCGCGGCGTTCCTCTTCGGCGACCGCGTCCTCGTGGGTGGTGACGACCTCGCCGTCGCGGATCTCGCCGCGCCAGCCGTCGTCCGCCTCGCCCTTCATCGCGATGTGGCGGACGTAGTGCTTGAGGTCGAGCCGGGCCCTGCGGCCCTGGGCGCGCCAGATGTTGCCGGTCTTCTCGAACAGGCCCTTGGGGTAGTACTCGATCAGCAGGACGACACGCGTGAGGTTGCCGGTCAGCTCAGGGAACGTCACCACGCCCTTCGTGCTGCCCTTGGCGCCCTCGGACGTCCAGGCGATGCGCTGGTCGGGAACCTGCTCGGTGGTGGCGGCCTTCCAGCTCCGGTTGGACCAGAAGATCTTGGCCTTCCAGTCGGAGGTGGTGTCGTCGGCCACCGTGACGTCCTGCCCGCCCTTGGTGAAGGAGCTGAAGTCCTGCAGCTGCGTCCACTGGTCGTACGCATCTCTGACGGGCACACCGACATCGACGTACTCCAGGATGACGATCGGCTTCTGACCGCCGCTCCCCTTCCGGTTCTTGCCTCCTCCGCCGAACATCCCCTTGATGCCCTCGACGGCCTTGTCCTTGAGGCGACCGCCGCCGACCTCCACCGCGGTGCGCAGCGGGCCCTTGCCCTCGGTGATCTTCCGACCGCCTTCCAACGCCAGCCCGGCGAAGCCGAGGCTGTTGCCCTCGGCCACGTCGTTGAGCTTCCCGGTGGCCTGGCCGAGCTTGCGGCCCAGCCCGGTGAGCAGCTTCTCGGCCTCAGCCATGGCCAGCTCGCGCGCCACGGACTTCAGACGGTGGGTCGCCCCGGTGTCGAGGCCGCCGGGCGATGTGCCGCCGTCGTTCTGAGTGCGGGTCTCAGCCATGGCTCCGGCCTCCCTTCGCACTGCTGCTCCGCGCCCTCGTTGCGGAGGACTTTCCGGAGGCCTTGCCAGAGGACGTGCCGGAGGAGGACTTGCCGGAGGAACCGGCGGCGGACCTGCCGGCGGACTCCGGGGTGGACCTGGCAGTCGAGGTGCTGGTGGACCGGGCGGCCGAGGCGCCGCGCTTCGCGGTCCCGGAACGACTCGAGGAGGCTGCCGACGCGGAGGACGACCCGGCCCTCTTGGCCGGAGCCCGGTTCGCCCGCTGCTTCTCGGCGGGGCGCCCGGCAGCCGTCCTCTTCTCGGAGCCCGCCGCCCTGCGCGGGGCGCCGGTGTTCTGCTGCGCGGACTCCGGGGCTCGGGCATCCTGGGCCTCGGCATCGCCCTCGCTGTCCGCGGCCTCCCTCGTCTCGTCCACGGCGTCGTCCGCGGACTCCTCGGTGTCCTCGGCGCCGTCGTGGGCGGAGTCCGCGCGTCGGCTGCCGGATAGCGCCCGGCGCGCTGAGCCCACCGCGCCGCCGGTGGTGTCCTTCGCCGTGGACGCGGCGTCGCGGGCGGTACCGGCTGCGTCCTCGGCGTAGTCACCGACGCCGTCGAGCCGGTCGCGGATGTCGAGGGTGCGCTCGTGCAGCCGGTCGGCCAGCACCTCGACCTGGCGGTTGACCAGCGCACCGGTCGCCGCCCTGCCCGCGCCGCGCCCCGCTGGGTCGCGCTGGACCGCGGTCACGCTCGGGTAGCCCTTGGCCCGAGGGTCAAACCCGCGACCCTCTCCCCCCGGCCGCGGGGGGCTCTCACTCGGCGCCGGAGCGGCTCTCCAGGAGCCTGCTCGCGGCCGCCGCTCCCAGCCGTCGGCGCTCCCGACGGCGGAGCCGGGCCCGCAGCGGAGAATGGATCTCGTCCTCTTCGTACGCGGCGTGCTCGTGGAGCCGGTCGAGCAGGGTGTCCAGCCGGTGCCCGGCGGCGGGCCGATCCGGATCCGCGTCCCTCAGTTCCCTGGCGGTCGCCGCCGCGGCCGACCACCGCTGCCGGGCGGCCGCGACCCGGCGCTCCCCGTCGGGCAGCTTGCGCACGAGGGGGTACAGCGTCTGGTCCTCGGCGCGGGCACACCGCTCCAGCCCGGCCACCAGCTGCTCGGCCAGCGCGGCGCGGCGCTCCGGATCGCCGGTCGCCTCGTAGGCCACCACGAGACGCTCCACCTCGGCATGCTCGTCCGCGAGCAGTTCGAGTACGTCCGGACGATACGTCATCGCCTCTCCCTCGTTCTGTCCCGACCCGCCCGCCCCTCTTGCCGCTGCTCCACCGCACCACCGTTTCGCCCGATTTACACGAATCGCCGTTTGGTCCGCGGAGAGCTGGGGACTCGCGTCCGTGAGCCGAACACGGAGGTGATGGCACGTGCAGCAGGAGCAGACGACCACCCGTGGCGAGAGCGCCCGGGAACCCCGCCGCCCGACGGTGCACGCCTCGCGGGCGGCGCGCGGCCCGGACGGCCCCATGGGCTACGGGCCGCACGCCACATCAGGCGACCGGGACCCGGAATCGCACATCTTCCGCGGAGAGAACTGACCGGCCGGGAACCGGCTCCCTCCCGGTACCCGGCTCGGCCCGGTTCACTCCGCGCACAGCGGGCACCCGCGCGGTTCACCGACGCTCCCCGCACCGACGGGGAAGGAGGAGGACCGCGGATGACCGAGAAGAAGCCGACCGTCGAGCCGAAGGCCCCCGGCACGGCACAGGTCCTGCGATCGGCGCGGGAGGCCATCGAGGAGCTGACCGGCCTGGAGTCCGAGTCGGTCTCCTCCGTCACCAGAGGTGCCGACGGAGGCTGGACACTCCACGTCGAAGTCGTCGAGCTGCGCCGGATACCGGACAGCGTCAGCATGCTCGGCTCGTACGAGATGACGCTCGACCCGGCGGGCGAGCTGACCGGCTACCGGCGGCTGCGCCGCTACGAGCGGGGCAAGGCCGACCCGCGCTGAGTCCCGGCCCCGCGGCACGGCGGGCCGCTCCTCGTACGCGGCGGGGCCGGGTCCCGGGCCGGGCCTGAGCCGGTCCCGGTGCCTTTGGTGCGCAGTTCCGGGCGGGCTCGAGCAGGCCGGCTCAGGACACGTAAACGGCGAGGAGCGTCGCGTCGTCCTCC
It encodes the following:
- a CDS encoding SRPBCC family protein; translated protein: MAEAEKLLTGLGRKLGQATGKLNDVAEGNSLGFAGLALEGGRKITEGKGPLRTAVEVGGGRLKDKAVEGIKGMFGGGGKNRKGSGGQKPIVILEYVDVGVPVRDAYDQWTQLQDFSSFTKGGQDVTVADDTTSDWKAKIFWSNRSWKAATTEQVPDQRIAWTSEGAKGSTKGVVTFPELTGNLTRVVLLIEYYPKGLFEKTGNIWRAQGRRARLDLKHYVRHIAMKGEADDGWRGEIRDGEVVTTHEDAVAEEERRAEDDEAGYDDEPEEPEGLAAEAEEETEPEDDGEDEYDDGPRDPEDAEYEDEYDDEGPHDVEDDHDGEGEYDGEGEYDGQDEYREDPEEEYAAAGERR
- a CDS encoding hemerythrin domain-containing protein is translated as MTYRPDVLELLADEHAEVERLVVAYEATGDPERRAALAEQLVAGLERCARAEDQTLYPLVRKLPDGERRVAAARQRWSAAAATARELRDADPDRPAAGHRLDTLLDRLHEHAAYEEDEIHSPLRARLRRRERRRLGAAAASRLLESRSGAE
- a CDS encoding gas vesicle protein, coding for MTEKKPTVEPKAPGTAQVLRSAREAIEELTGLESESVSSVTRGADGGWTLHVEVVELRRIPDSVSMLGSYEMTLDPAGELTGYRRLRRYERGKADPR